In a genomic window of Octopus sinensis unplaced genomic scaffold, ASM634580v1 Contig10964, whole genome shotgun sequence:
- the LOC115228739 gene encoding E3 ubiquitin-protein ligase ZNF598-like, translated as MCEFCQHRARFRFFSNYVVHMEKCHGLYYCDLCTDNCKVWFLCVFKLFTHERRNYTRQDLARHRSEGYDCAEQNIPLHPSCKICHKRFFDSNALYSHQKLDHHYCPLCPETFVFFRDLPDLDNHLDSTHFVCRIDMCYYQRPLNAFSTEVELNLHIASQHCSGDCTRNYVDFITTPPNPNSGENTEDLSEFAFFSELRVDPLTVSRRNMPRGFWASRLGRIPKKNIYSNVFGPTPPPPRPRVSANTPSTEEDEKAQWPEVIKPKPAKGVWGKQRTNGEKKEEKETDSNVRSVLGLDDAPAESRPRTVWNREGYTGPKIYPKSVTPWTRKPKN; from the exons ATGTGCGAGTTCTGTCAACACAGGGCTCGATTTCGGTTCTTTTCCAACTACGTTGTGCACATGGAGAAGTGCCATGGTCTCTATTACTGTGACCTGTGCACTGATAACTGCAAAGTttggtttttgtgtgtatttaagcTCTTTACGCACGAGAGGAGGAACTATACTCGGCAGGATTTGGCCAGACACCGGAGTGAGGGCTACGACTGTGCTGAACAGAATATTCCTCTGCATCCGTCGTGCAAAATATGCCACAAGCGCTTTTTTGACTCAAATGCTCTTTATTCGCATCAAAAATTGGATCACCACTACTGCCCACTATGTCcagaaacatttgtttttttcag agatttgCCTGATTTGGATAACCATTTGGATTCCACTCATTTCGTGTGCCGGATTGATATGTGCTACTACCAGAGACCTTTGAATGCCTTTAGCACTGAAGTGGAGCTGAATCTTCACATTGCATCACAGCACTGCTCAGGGGACTGCACACGAAACTACGTCGACTTCATCACAACCCCACCAAATCCTAATTCTGGGGAAAACACAGAAGATCTTAGCGAATTTGCGTTTTTCTCAGAGCTGAGGGTCGATCCCCTGACTGTGTCTCGAAGGAATATGCCGCGTGGGTTTTGGGCTTCCCGACTTGGCAGAATCCCCAAGAAGAATATTTATTCGAATGTTTTCGGCCCAACTCCCCCTCCTCCCCGTCCACGTGTCTCCGCAAATACACCGTCAACGGAAGAAGACGAGAAGGCTCAGTGGCCAGAAGTGATTAAACCAAAACCTGCCAAAGGTGTATGGGGAAAGCAGCGGACTAATGgggaaaagaaggaggaaaaggagaCTGACAGTAATGTTCGGTCTGTTCTTGGTCTTGATGACGCACCTGCTGAGAGTAGGCCCAGGACGGTGTGGAACCGTGAGGGATACACTGGACCCAAAATATATCCAAAATCTGTTACACCGTGGACCCGAAAACCTAAAAATTGA
- the LOC115228740 gene encoding LOW QUALITY PROTEIN: purine nucleoside phosphorylase 1-like (The sequence of the model RefSeq protein was modified relative to this genomic sequence to represent the inferred CDS: deleted 2 bases in 1 codon) yields MSRIITYEDIVIMSDYIASKMIVKPKIGIVCGTGLGDINSMITNPLIIKFENIPKLPRTTGKEKSFKIVDSHAGQFVIGNLACGTPVICQQGRYHLYEGHDQSTINKLITQIVAPIRLMKFLGVEIVILTNAAGGINQSYCCGDIMVIKDHLYFPGLVGNSPLIGPNDARFGDRFPSLYNLYDRDLRSKLLDCARELNFDFVREGIYASVAGPHFETNFEMRFLMKNGCDAVGIGLLYKMKE; encoded by the exons ATGTCTAG aattatcaCATATGAAGATATTGTAATTATGAGTGATTATATCGCCAGCAAAATGATTGTCAAGCCAAAAATTGGAATAGTCTGTGGAACTGGTCTCGGAGATATAAACAGCATGATTACTAACCCTCTTATTATAAAATTCGAAAATATCCCAAAACTACCAAGAACCACGGGtaaagaaaaaagttttaaaatagtcGATTCCCATGCCGGACAATTCGTTATAGGAAACCTGGCTTGTGGCACGCCAGTCATCTGTCAGCAGGGAAGATATCATCTTTACGAAGGCCATGATCAATCCACT ATTAACAAATTAATAACCCAGATTGTTGCCCCAATTCGACTTATGAAATTCTTGGGTGTCGAAATTGTCATTTTAACGAATGCTGCGGGCGGGATCAATCAATCTTATTGTTGTGGAGATATAATGGTGATAAAGGACCATCTCTACTTTCCCGGTTTGGTTGGAAACAGTCCTCTAATTGGACCGAATGATGCTCGATTTGGGGATAGATTTCCATCCTTGTATAACTTGTACGACAGGGATCTGAGGAGCAAGTTATTGGACTGTGCTCGGGAGTTGAATTTTGACTTTGTTAGAGAAGGAATTTACGCGTCGGTCGCCGGACCGCACTTTGAGACGAATTTTGAGATGAGGTTTTTGATGAAAAATGGTTGTGATGCAGTTGGTATTGGTTTGTTATATAAAATGAAGGAATGA